AGAGTTACGGAACGGAATTAATTAATGAAAGACATCGTCATCGTTATGAATTCAATAATGATTATAGAGAATTATTAGAAAATGCAGGATTGAAAGTTTCTGGAACGTCTCCAGATGGAAGACTTGTTGAAATGATTGAACTTTCAGATCATCCATGGTTTCTAGCTTCACAATTTCACCCTGAGTTTACATCAAGACCGAATAGACCACAAAAAATGTTCACAGGATTTATAAAAGCAGCTTTAAGTAATAAATAATGCTTTTTTTCAACTTTTTGGTAAATTAAGCAGGAATGTGAGAGTAACTTATAGAAATGTTTATTTACCATAAAAAGTGATTTGTGTTGTTCGGGAGGTTGGTAGTTTGGAAAAAGGAAAGCTTTTAATTGTTGATGATCAACACGGAATTAGAGTCTTGTTAGAAGAAGTTTTTAAGATGGATGGGTTTTATACACTTACAGCTGCAAATGGTCAGCAGGCATTAGACCATGTCAATAACGACCCACCAGATCTTGTTCTGTTAGATATGAAGATTCCAGGCATGGACGGATTAGAAATATTAAAGCATATTAAAGAGATCAACAACTCAATAATGGTCATCATGATGACTGCTTACGGCGAGCTTAACATGATAAAAGAAGCAAAAGAAGCTGGGGCAATGAGGCACTTTTCCAAACCATTCGATATTGATGAAATTCGTGCAGTTGTGAATGATGCGATCGGAGATGATCATGCTGCAACAGGATCCTGAAAAGGATCTTTTTTTTTGCAAGTCAACAATTATTGTGATCCAAAATATTTTGCATACAGACGCCACCTCAATAGGTGTTATCTTCAAACCAGGTGGAGTAAAGTCTCCGTCTGATTTCTTGATGTTTAGGCTTTGCTTAAAAGAGTTCACCTAGTGTTATATAGTCTTTTTTTTCCTGTGCTAAAGCTTACTTCATTTTTGTACTGTTCAGTGCTATAATAGTGCAGATGACTTACGATTGTTATTTCTATATCAATTTAGAGTAGGAGGACGAAACCATGCCATTAGTGTCAATGAATGAATTTTTACCTGCAGCTAAAGAGAAAAAATTTGCAGTAGGACAGTTTAACATGAATAACCTTGAATTTTCACAAGCGATTGTTCAAGCAGCTATGGAAGAAAACTCTCCATTTATTTTTGGGGTAAGTGAAGGCGCTCTTAAATATATGGGTATTGAATTCACAGTTGCTATGGCTGAAGCAGCAGCTAAACAATCAGGATTACCTATCGCTCTTCATTTAGATCACGGAAGCAGCTTTGATGTAGCCATGAAGTGTATTCGTGCTGGTTTTTCATCGGTTATGTTTGACGGTTCACATTATTCTTATGAGGAGAACGTACGTCTTACAAAAGAAGTTGTAAAAACTGCTCATGCAATGGGTGTTTCCGTTGAAGGTGAATTAGGTACAATCGGTGGAGTTGAGGATGATATTAGTGTTGATGAATCTGATGCTAATTTAGCAAAACCAGATGAAGCAATTCGTTTTTACGAAGAGACGGGTGTTGACTGCTTAGCCATTGCTGTGGGTACTGCTCACGGAATGTACAGTGGTGAACCTGATATTAAATTTGATATTATTGAAGAAGTTACGAAAAATATTCCAGTTCCAGTTGTATTACACGGTGGTTCAGGAGTACCAGATGAAATGATTCGCAAATCTATTGAAGCTGGTGTAGGTAAAATTAATGTAAATACTGAAAATCAAGTTGCTCTGACGAATACAATTAGAAATGTATTAAACAGCAACGATAGCGTTTATGATCCTAGAAAATACTTAGGCCCTGGTAAAGAAGCTATGGTTGAAGTTGTAAAATCTAAAATTAAATTGTTTGGAAGTAGCAATCAAGCGTAATAATTAGTAATAAATGGAAAGGGAATTACTGATAGTGACATTCTCTTTCCTATGTGTTAACATATCAAATGACTTTTACTACAGTTTTTTTAGATTGTTGGAGGGATATACATAACTATGGAAAAACTGATCGTTACAGGAGGCAAACCACTTCAAGGAACAATCCGTATCAGCGGAGCCAAAAATAGTGCGGTAGCTCTTATACCTGCTGCATTGATGGCTGATTCTACTGTTATTTTAGATAATATGCCTGTGTTAAGAGATGTTCAAACTTATAAACATATTTTAGAAAATTTAGGTGCTCATGTAGAATTTTCACAGGATCATATGGTAATAGACCCTTCATCTTTACAATCTATTGAAATGATTGATGATAACGTAAAACAATTACGTGCATCTTATTATTTGATGGGTGCTTTATTAGGTAAATTTGGTGAAGCAGTAATTGGGTTACCTGGTGGCTGCGATTTTGAACCTCGTCCAATTGATCAACATATTAAAGGATTTGAGGCATTAGGAGCAGAAGTAAAAAATGATCACGGTTCCATTTATATTAAAGCTAAACAATTAGTTGGAGCTAAAATCTATCTCGATGTAGTCAGTGTAGGTGCAACGATTAACATTATGTTGGCAGCCTCACGTGCAAAAGGCATCACTTTAATAGAAAATGCTGCAAAAGAACCTGAAATTATTGATGTAGCCACTTTATTAAATTCGATGGGTGCTAGGATTAAAGGGGCAGGAACGGGAACGATTCGTATCGAAGGTGTAGATAAATTAAAAGGATGTCGTCATTCCATCATTCCTGATCGTATTCAAGCGGGAACATATATGATTGCAGCAGCAGCTACTAAAGGAGATGTTATCGTTGACAACATTATTCCAAAACATATGGAAGCTTTAACAGCCAAGTTGGAAGAAATGGGTGTTGAAATCCATGAATTAGATGAGGCTATTAGAGTAATTGGTAAACCTTTATATAATAGCATTGATGTGAAAGCCCTAGTTTATCCTGGATTTGCTACAGATTTACAATCCCCAATGACCACTTTGCTTACACAAGCTGAGGGTGTAAGTGTTTTATCAGATTATGTTTACAATAACCGCTTTAAACATATTCCAGAATTAATTCGTATGGGTGCAAAAATTAAACTCGAGGACCGTTCCGCGGTAATTGAGAAATCCGAATTGCAATCAGCAAAAGTAACAGCGATGGATTTAAGAGCAGGGGCAGCATTGGTGATTGCAGGCCTTACAGTTAAATCAGGTGGTCAGACAGAAATTACGGGTGTAGAATTTATCGATAGAGGTTATGACAATCTGGTTGAAAACTTAAAGAGTTTAGGTGCTGACGTGTGGCGTGAATCTTAATATAGTTTGATTTTGTGAAAAAAAGGGAACACTATCTAGTTCAGTCATCATTTGTATATTGAAAGATTTAAAAATTGTTTTAATAATTTTAGAATGTGGTGGTACTTTTATGGACATGAATTTAGCAGAATTAGAAAAATTGAAGTTGAACGACCTGTATACCTTAGCTAAGAAGTTCCAAATCCAATATTATAGTCAAATGAAAAAAAGAGAACTCATATTTTCCATCTTACGTGCACAAGCAGAACAAGGCGGACTGATGTTCATGCAGGGGGTCTTGGAAGTCTTACCTGAGGGATACGGTTTTCTTCGACCGATTAATTACTTGCCAAGCAAAGAAGACATCTATATATCTGCATCACAAATCCGTAAGTTTGATTTACGAACAGGTGATTTAGTCTCTGGTAAGTGTAGACCTCCAAAA
The window above is part of the Chengkuizengella sp. SCS-71B genome. Proteins encoded here:
- a CDS encoding response regulator; the protein is MEKGKLLIVDDQHGIRVLLEEVFKMDGFYTLTAANGQQALDHVNNDPPDLVLLDMKIPGMDGLEILKHIKEINNSIMVIMMTAYGELNMIKEAKEAGAMRHFSKPFDIDEIRAVVNDAIGDDHAATGS
- the fba gene encoding class II fructose-1,6-bisphosphate aldolase; translation: MPLVSMNEFLPAAKEKKFAVGQFNMNNLEFSQAIVQAAMEENSPFIFGVSEGALKYMGIEFTVAMAEAAAKQSGLPIALHLDHGSSFDVAMKCIRAGFSSVMFDGSHYSYEENVRLTKEVVKTAHAMGVSVEGELGTIGGVEDDISVDESDANLAKPDEAIRFYEETGVDCLAIAVGTAHGMYSGEPDIKFDIIEEVTKNIPVPVVLHGGSGVPDEMIRKSIEAGVGKINVNTENQVALTNTIRNVLNSNDSVYDPRKYLGPGKEAMVEVVKSKIKLFGSSNQA
- a CDS encoding UDP-N-acetylglucosamine 1-carboxyvinyltransferase → MEKLIVTGGKPLQGTIRISGAKNSAVALIPAALMADSTVILDNMPVLRDVQTYKHILENLGAHVEFSQDHMVIDPSSLQSIEMIDDNVKQLRASYYLMGALLGKFGEAVIGLPGGCDFEPRPIDQHIKGFEALGAEVKNDHGSIYIKAKQLVGAKIYLDVVSVGATINIMLAASRAKGITLIENAAKEPEIIDVATLLNSMGARIKGAGTGTIRIEGVDKLKGCRHSIIPDRIQAGTYMIAAAATKGDVIVDNIIPKHMEALTAKLEEMGVEIHELDEAIRVIGKPLYNSIDVKALVYPGFATDLQSPMTTLLTQAEGVSVLSDYVYNNRFKHIPELIRMGAKIKLEDRSAVIEKSELQSAKVTAMDLRAGAALVIAGLTVKSGGQTEITGVEFIDRGYDNLVENLKSLGADVWRES